In the Pocillopora verrucosa isolate sample1 chromosome 4, ASM3666991v2, whole genome shotgun sequence genome, CCATGATTACATTTGTTGATTAGTAATCTTAACAGTGTAGTCTGATTATCTACATGAGAGTACAGTTGGGAAGGACTGTTGGAGGTAATAAATGACTGAAATTACAACAACCTAAGTGGAAGTCATCATTGGAGTCATGACTTGACTCAAGTGATATAAAAATGGTTGTCAGGATGTAAGTCACTAATACTGATCAAATGAGTCCTCTAAGAGTCTACACTCAACATAACAATCAGACAACATGATGCCAGCTCTTGGTTCATGTCTATCTAAAATTATGAACATACCATAATTTCCAGTGCAATTGTTCTGTATTCCATTACAGTCAAAGAACATTTCTCCTCAGAAATGGATTCATCATCCTCATTATCAGGGTCTGCATTTTCTTTAGAATGTTTTTCTAAATCCACAAAAACCAATGGATAATCCAAGAGCTGGATCAAACTGTACAAATAGGATAAAACTATGTCAGAGATTTTAAGAATACATTATCGACATTTTTTATACAACTGACACTTCATACAACTAATAAACAATTGCTTACCAAAGTGGAAGTGAATAGTGGTGGGTATTTACCAAGCCACAAAGGTAAATATCAACTACTTTGAACAACAGAGATGAATAGTTGTTTTCATATACACCACACagatacaaaattaataaaaaatagttttattatTTGTAGAGTATAGTTTGATTGTCTGaatgagtgtagtcctgagaaggactgttgttggtagtggtgactgacattcgacaacctgagtggaagtcatcatcagatgatgacttctgctcaggttgttgaaatgTCAGTTACTACTACCAACAACaatccttctcaggactacactcaccctGATGATtaaactacactattacaagTTACCCCCAGGTTTACCGtagttttatcatttctttcaataaaatggtcagaaattaaactaTTGATGTGTGGTTTGTCATGGCTGCTCAAGGGGTaaatagtacttgctattcacttctaAACTAGCTAATCAGCACTTCCGATAATCACTTTTCACCTTTGTggtatataaataataaaaatatgtcTCATTATCAATTGGTAATGTGCACATTCCTCATTTTAAACTGCTATTTGAAGTCTTAaatttataaattatcaaagaattTCCCCTTCTCTTATTATTGACTAACTTCTCATTATTGATTGATTGTCTGATTGTTACCCTCATAAAGCTAGTTAAGTTTCTTATCTGTCCTAActtaaatcaattttgttttgaattgattttaacTACACTAAGTGTCAATAAATTACACCAAGTTATTTCacacaaagtaaaataaatattacactAAAATGGCTCAAAAACCTTCCAATCAaagcaaaaagttattttatttgttatttgttgattaaataaatgaacaaagaaCCTACCATTTGATAATCTCTGGTCCTAATTGGCTGATGCAAGAACTTGAGGGGGACTAAAGAAACAAtaagttaattttctttttatttcatatccacttaaaaataaatagaaataaagttTTTATATCTGGTTATGCAAAATTTATATCTTGCTTATTTTTTATCTTCACTCAGTTGAAGGCTTAAGACCTAACTGTATGTACAAGAGCTGGTTATTGAAGATTGTTGCATCTTAAAAAACTGCTCATACCAATCAGCTTTTATTTTGAAGCTAATGTTTCAATAGCATGTCTTTATGTTTAAGCTTAGTAAATGTCTCTTCTATGGTCTTATATTCGTCTCACCACTCTCTTCTATTACTTTGTCACTCTCTTGTCATTCTGTCATTTAAGGATACTACAGGTAGATCTTAAGTCAATGGATTATCTACAGCTTTTGTAAATATACTTACTATTTCAGCAGAGGATGATTGCAAGCTGACTTCCTGCACCAATGGTCTGAGAAAATCCAGTACATGTTTCATGATGGATGGCATTTTCAGACATTCACTGCCAGACTCTTTCTCTGTCTCTATTTCATCTGAGAGTTGAATACCTTTGATGTATCTTGTCACACATGGAAGTGCCATACCAACATACTTTGACTTCTTCTCTTGCAGCCTGTgtattgcttaaaaaaaaaagaaaaacgaagcAACTAAAAACCTGAGGAAAACACCTTCTAAAGGAAGAAAAGACATGATTACTCACCCAAATCTTTTAGCTAAATGTCTTCTTTATCATATCTTgcattatattttttatttacctgtCTTAAGGGTATCCAGCAGAGtaacaaaattgttaaaatggcAGTCTGTCCCAGAGTCAAGTTGTTCCAACACTCCAATGCAAACCTCCTTTGCACTGCATCTCTGTTAGTTTCACACCAATAAttcaatatttgaaataaacttttatcttaaaaaaagaattgtaacCACCTGAAAACACATGAGATCTCtgatatttaaatattttataattcaaATGTCAACTTAATGCATTTTTTCATCATAGACAAAAATAGagtattttctttgaaaaacaaaaaaaagaaataaacttcaACAAAACTGGTTTTAGTAGAATCCTGAAACAGGCCTAAAATGGCAAAAGAACCATTAgacattttttttgtacttgtaGATATCTAAGTGCACAGCATATAATATTACTCTGATAAAGGGTGATCATAGTTAGAAACATAATTTTTATCAGTCTTCAGCTATGACATGAAGGCAAATTAATCacaactgtttgtttgttatggTTTTAAACCTTCCAATTTGTTTCATTTAGTAGAAACAGAAGCTAAATGAAAAACCAATAACTGCACAGCTCGTCTCCACTTTGTGAAAAGTAACTTAATTTGCTTACCTCAGCGATTAATCGaaggattttctttctttcttcaagagCATCTGATTCAAAGTCATCAGCAATAGCTTGAGATATGACTCCAATTAGTTCCCAACCAACAAATTCAAGAGCATCCTGTGCATACACAAAACAAACGTCAACTCAGGGCTGCAATGAATAGGTGTGACCTCTGCCGGTGATAATCACTAAATCAAATGTTTTGTCAACAGGAGCAGAAGTCAACTTGATAACAGAGTCAAAAAATTCAACTCAAGTTatcaaaatcagtcaatcacTTAAAGCACTCATTTCAAGACTACCTTATCAGAAAGACTTGACAACATGGCAAAGAGTGCCTCCCAAGCTCAAACCATTAATCATTTCACAAGAACAAACCCACTTTAGTACtgataaacaataaaacttaGTTTCTGCTCTTTAAAAGTACTGAttatacgaaaaaaaattttgatcatgatCCCAATGTGTGGCTCGGCAATTAAACTTCATTAGGCGTGGGTTTAAATCTAATGAGATCCTAATGAAAGACTTTCCTTCTCACGGTCGTTTAGCTGTTAGCTGTGGCACGACCcaatttctttatcttcatgTATTAGAATCAAATGAACTGGGCATAGAATAATTTATGCAATATTTCAAACCAGAGacacaaaattgtaaaacatcTAGAATATTAATTTAATGACGTTTAATAATTCTTATCGATGGTGAACAAATGTTCACAAACCTTATGGTCAGATCGAGTCAAGCATTCCAAAAGCCGGGTCCATTTTCCACCACTAACGCATTTCTGAGCAGCTACCAAGATGAGGTGGGTATTTGGTTTCTCTGTGCACTGCAGGAAACATATAATGAGCCTTCGGTAGTATTAATAGAGCTTTAATGCGCGCTCcaccaaaagcaacacttaCAAATTTTGATAGACTTTCCTGAAGTTCTTCAACATCATCGTCCGCCATCTTTGAAAAGTTCCCTTTTTTGCTTTATATATGCATCACTGTACCGTCAAAATCAAATACCGCTGACCAAGTAATCGTGCTGGTAGATTTAGAAATACGATGAGTGCCGGTGTcacagtgatatgtgtacccccgtgatatgtgtacccccgcacacatatcactagtgatatgtgtacccctgGTAGGGATACACAAAACACTGAAGCTTTGCACCCGGGCCTTTTAGagcttcaaagaaaacatgtgCCCCATAGACATATATAAGCTTAGCTAGTAATTTGCTGGACAGACAAAAGCGCTTGCTTTACCAAGGGATACACATATTGACTGCGATTGCCGCGATATGCGTATCCACATTGTATCCCCAAGATGTattggggatacacatatcactgaacggcgatcgcagtgatatgtgtatcccctgACTAACTCGCTgtcgtctgtcaatttggaatCAATAATACACTTACTAGCCATATATAAGCTTAGGTAGTAATTTGCTGGACAGACAAAAGCGCTTGCTTTACCAAGGGATACACATATTGACTGCTATTGCCCGCGATATGCGTATCCACATTGTATCCCCAAGATGTattggggatacacatatcactgaacggcgatcgcagtgatatgtgtatcccctgACTAACTCGCTgtcgtctgtcaatttggaatCAATAATACACTTACTAGCCATATATAAGCTTAGCTAGTAATTTGCTAGAAAGACAACAGCGCTTGCTTTAccaagggatacacatatcacttaCTACGATTTCCGCGATATGCGTAACCCCGAGATATGTTgaggatacacatatcactgaacgaGAGATCTCAGTGATATACGTATCCCCTGGCTAGTACGATGTCGTCTGtgtactttttaaatttgtcaatgacACATATGATTGGGAATCAATAAAAATTGCTGTCAGttggtgaaatatttcatgCACTTACGTACTAGCCAGTAAAGGAGCTAGTAGCAAGTAATTTCAGTGCTAGACAGGCGACAAAGCCGATACGATTGTAGTCACCAGTGATATGTGAATCCctaagatatatttttgtttaaatgacAATTTCGATTCCTTTATATTTCCAATAGATTGTTTGATGTTTGCTACTGGCCCATAAGAACTGTCGGACTCGCGAGTCGTGTCTTTACAGTTCTGATTGTGGAAGATGGTTCAGTGAACGATTTGCGTCCATTAACACAAGTTAGccgtaattatttattttttggaggggaggggggtgggggatacacatatcactggccgccatcttggagggggtacacatatcactagtgatatgtgtgcgggggtacacatatcacgggggtacacatatcactgtgACACCGGAGCTAAATCAACAACAACCACGTGAGTCGGTTATTTGGACGATTCATATCTGAATTATGTCTGAGAAATCGGCTTCAATTTCCTTTGAAATCTGCAATATTTAATGTTGTGATTTGATGAAGCAACTGGGCCATATAAAGCACAGAGTAAGATTTGTACGTTTCCATGTGGCAATATCGCTCTGGAAAAAATCTTTGGAGGAGGAATAAACATTTGGGATTATTCCGACCTGGAAACGGTCGCGTAGCAGTCGGGAAATTACTTGTAAATGACCACAAATTTACAAACATTGAGGAGGTAAATTGTCATGTTTACGTTTGGGTAAACGTCGATGACTAAGTGTAGGTGTGACTCGCGACAAATCACAAAGTCCATTTGCTGCGTGTCAGTTCTTACCTCACCGACTATATTTATGTACCACACTAACTTCGGTCTTTGAATCGGACTCGCTCTTACTTTGTGAGGCCAGAGATTCAGAAAATATCGATGTTCAAACTTGAGGAATCGAAGAAGACTGTCCCTTTCGACTTCGGAAGAATTTCTCCCAGAACTAAGATTACGTCGTTAGCGCAATTGCGCAAGGGCGATCATGTCATGGAAGAAAGCCCGTTGGGTTACTGGCATCACTTCATCGTGGATAAAGTAAAGCCAAAATTTGCGTGGGTTATACACAAGACTGGTGATCAAGACACTGGTTTACGATCTCTTCGAGAAAGTAACCCCACTACCAAAGGAGAAGTTTCAAGAACTAAATTTGTTCTTGAGTCTAACCAAGTTGTGTACAGGATAGAGTACCCTCCGACGGATGAGGTCGATGGGGTTGTGGTGTTCTCCTCGGATGAGGTGGTGCGAAGGGCGAGGAAGCGCTTGGGAGAACGGCACTATAATGCTTTAACGAGCAACTGCGAACACTTCTGTCGAGATTGCAAAGCAGGAAAACCTGAGAGCTATCAATCTTATGATGTAGTATGGACTGTTATAAGgcttttgtttgtctttctgcAAGGAATACTAGGGGCAGTACTGTTCATTGTTGCTTCTACAACAGGTTTGTTAGCTCAGACATCACTGTTACTGATGGGTCATGTAGTAGGTGTGATAGTGGGACTCCTACAGGATATTCTGTGGATAGCATTTGTTGTTATTACTGCTGATCTTGCGAGAACCAAAGGTCATGTGACACCTGTGGATGCTGAAAAAATCAAAGCTAAAAGAGTAACCCCAATAGTGTCAGGATTtgtgggaggggtgggaggggcAGCCCTTGGCTATTATCGCATCCCCTTACCAGTGTTTGGTAGCATTATTGGAGCAGTTATTGGAAACTTTCTCTGTCAAGCTTTAGGTCTTCTGGTTGGTAGATGGGTTTCAACCTTGTTAAAGTAACACACCATGTTGTGTATATCATAATGCCATTAGTAATTGGAAGTCAGATTGGGTGGGTTAATAAATTGATTgtaatttatcaaaaatataaatatgaagTACTTCCTAGTTAaatttttgacaatttgaaaatggATTGGGaagaattttagaatttttttatttggggACTCTAACTTTTCGTAAGAAATAATTCACAATGTTACCAGCCCCTTTCCCCACCCCAATAATCAATGTTGACATGAGCCCAGAAGGCTAGATGAATGAAACACAGCATTGCACTGGGAACTGAAAGGGGAAGAGACATACATGAATACAGCAcaattacaaagaaataaattatctcAGGACTCAAACCACTGGTTGTAAATAGTTATAAATGAAAAACGAATATTTGGATTTTGATATGACAGAAACAAAGACTATAAAgatctttgttttatttaacatAGCCATAACTTGAAGTTCATTGTTCAATTAAAACTGGGAAGATTGTTATGCATATTATTACTTaataagtaagtaagtaagtaatagTCTTTATTGCCAAAAGATAAAAGTACATATCTTTTGTTACATTCTAGTCGCCTATACACTCAATAAAAATCTATCCTTCAAATTAAAATACTTAAACTACAAATGGATGATAAAATACTACATAGAAAATACATTACCTTGTGTTTAGAAATCAATCTATTTACATATGATGTCATAAATCGTTTGCTATTTACTTTGGGGAGGGCACACTGTTTTTTATGCAGACTATATTTATTCTCGTGTGTTGGTGGTAAATATGAGCCTAGTGGATGGTTATCTACAGAGGTAATAGCCTTTAAAATCTTGCAGTCCTGTCTATTTTAAAGGTCCTTAATAGTTCATGTGAAAGTTGGCAAGTCCTTTTTGGCAAGGGTGTGTAGcattaaaatatttgtacaaCTAGGTAGAGGGAAAATGTATCATCATCAGAGCTTATGTTATCTTAAACATGATTAGACTCAAcatatttataattatttcattaaactaaaattatttaGCTGAGTCTCTCTGAAATGAAACTTGTAAATGGAGTAGCATATAGAAACATTTCATATGTAATAAAGGaccaaataaatttaataaactaTTTACAAGGTTCATTTACTCGATACTTCTCACCATGAATTTAGAggcaagaaatttttttttgtaagactTAATAGTCTTAGCCcttgatttttaaaatagagGATGCCTCTTTTGTGAATTAAGGTGATTAACAAAAGCTGTGAGCCTAAGCCTTGTTTTCATTAGCAATGCAAGCAAAAGTACCACCACAAGCACAACAGCTGATATTTCACTGTGAAAATGGCCTTGTTACAAGCATATACACAAGGGCCAGCATAAGGatcagaattttcctttttcttgtgttaatGCTTGTGCTTGTCAATATTCATTTTCTCTTGGTATACTTACCTCATGTACATTTGTACTTGACTGTGCTTGTGCTTGTGTCACTACATATAGTTAGAACCAGGCTTAAACAGTTAAGTATTCTTATGAACCACTTTTCAAAATGGTCTAACCTGAGATTATGAAGCAAGTTTGAAATATTGATTATTTGGGGATCCCATCTGTAATTGAAACATTCTCTGTAATCCAAACAAGTCCATCAATGTCATTACCACTTATTTCTTCACCCTCAGATCCATCACTTTCAAGTGAAACTGCTGCAGTGTAGCTGTCATACAAattgaagttgttttcttccTCAAACTCGTCATCCGCTCCATACTCTTCAAATTTAGTCCAGTCCTCGCCATCCCAATATTTAGTATTACAATCATTTGAAGAATCCCAACAGACCTCTGCATTAGCTgttgtttgcttgataattgCATCAGAACTAAATTCATCTGCAGTATCCCAGTTTTCAGGTTCTGTCCATGTTGAGTCAGGTCTTTTTGATTCATACACCTCCTGATCATTACCACATACATCCCAACCAGTGTCACTCTCTTCACTGCTCCACTGTGGTGATGACTGATGCTGCCACAGGACTCCACATTCATCTTCAGTCAGGCAAAACCTTGAAGAATCTTTCAGCACAGATCTaaagtaaatatttaatttaatagttaattttgtttaaagACTAGTTTGtaaatgctgttttttttcacaCATTACTTTGGTTATCAAAATTTGATAACTGATATTAAGTATGACCCTTCATGACATGGTGAACTATGCAATGTAATgcatttttcagtcatttcgTATGATCAATAGGAGGACAGATAAAGCTGACACTGTCACTGGCATTTTTTTGTAAGTAATAATTTATAACAAAAAGTTTGCATTTGATTTTGCTGAGTCTATCCAGTAGTAAATAAGCTACAACTCTTGAGGTTCTAAAAAGTTGTAAGTTGCCTACAAAAACCTCTTAAATATTaagcctttttccttttaggATACCCCATTCTAGATGAGAGATTTCAGTATCACATTCTGTTAGGTGGGATATACCTGTACAAAACAGCAtttctcccccttccccctcccccttaaaCAGAATGTAGCATCAAATGGAGGGAATGGGTTATTAATGTAGGGAAGGAGTGGGGCTAAATTATTTCACACCGCATAAGTATTAATCAGGGcatgaaattgcgcctaatacaggcgccaatgcgactacatttttcactttggcgaccaaatcctgaaagttagtcgccaaattggcgactagaacgtttcatcataaccttaccaagagatatagtaaattaaaaagatttgcaaggataaatccgcggcaaacttcctcgttaagtttgtttccaaaacgtattacatgcatcttgatcgataactagacaccAACTTGaatttagatgagcctgaacgttttttatcatccatcctagtgtccactttgtagcacgttaaagatcttttccctaacttaattttggagggtctatctagaacgctgacagcgtaaagaaagattttttttgtctttgaaaatggcgaccaactttttttgaattggctaccactttgaagaatttaggagccaagtggctatcagaaaaaaaagttaatttcacgccctgttaattatttgattttgacagCTTGGTGTAtattttaaagatgttttttcactATTCCTAACAGCCTACCTTAGTTTCTCAATATCATTACAAAACTTTTGAAGGGAGCTGAAGCCTAGTAACTCCTTAAGCAAGTACACATGTGTTTTTGCACAGTCCTCATCATGTGTAAGGTGATTTTCCTCTCCATGGAAACTTTTGTCATCCTTGTCACTTGATTGTGAATCCATGTCACTCTCTTCTGAATAATGAGCCTCCTCTTGGGATGACAGCATCCAGAGGATGTATTCTACTTCTTGCAGAATCTTTTCTTCCTCTGTTCTTGTGTCTTTTTTATATGGAAACTGAACCTCTGCAATCTAAATTTCAATACAAAGGGAAATAACTAAGTTGTCAGAGGGCgataaaattttaagaatggAGGCTGAAGTATAAGGtcaattttgttgacaaatgaAAACCTTCAGGAATGTTAGGAATCAAGTTCAGGGATATAAgtcaaattcaaattgttttccaagCCAGAATGGTACATTGAAATATCTATTCACCCTAACCATAACCCTACGCAAttactttattaaaaaaagaattctggCTGAGGggagttttgaaatatttaatgcCTGATTACTCAAAGCAAATTTGTACTGTTTTTATTGCAACCCCTAGTAATACATTGATTTTCTGTCCTATGTTCTGA is a window encoding:
- the LOC131774654 gene encoding uncharacterized protein; translation: MFKLEESKKTVPFDFGRISPRTKITSLAQLRKGDHVMEESPLGYWHHFIVDKVKPKFAWVIHKTGDQDTGLRSLRESNPTTKGEVSRTKFVLESNQVVYRIEYPPTDEVDGVVVFSSDEVVRRARKRLGERHYNALTSNCEHFCRDCKAGKPESYQSYDVVWTVIRLLFVFLQGILGAVLFIVASTTGLLAQTSLLLMGHVVGVIVGLLQDILWIAFVVITADLARTKGHVTPVDAEKIKAKRVTPIVSGFVGGVGGAALGYYRIPLPVFGSIIGAVIGNFLCQALGLLVGRWVSTLLK
- the LOC131774653 gene encoding small RNA 2'-O-methyltransferase, producing the protein MGDTANDTASVGHVTDGDKPPPSTENEGTFKGPKFDPPVYRQRYAAVCELVKKQQAKKVLDFGCAEAKLVKALICQDNLIHLEELVGVDIDQQLLEESKFRIRPFTADYLRPRTHPFQVSLYQGSIAEADERFIDFDIIACIELIEHLQPDILDLMPEAVFGQLSPKVVIVTTPNVEFNVLFPDLKGFRHYDHKFEWTRAEFQEWSNTQALKYNYTVTFDGIAAGPKGTEHLGCCSQVAVFERIASYSASRKGPEIGQPYNLIAEVQFPYKKDTRTEEEKILQEVEYILWMLSSQEEAHYSEESDMDSQSSDKDDKSFHGEENHLTHDEDCAKTHVYLLKELLGFSSLQKFCNDIEKLRSVLKDSSRFCLTEDECGVLWQHQSSPQWSSEESDTGWDVCGNDQEVYESKRPDSTWTEPENWDTADEFSSDAIIKQTTANAEVCWDSSNDCNTKYWDGEDWTKFEEYGADDEFEEENNFNLYDSYTAAVSLESDGSEGEEISGNDIDGLVWITENVSITDGIPK